TAATATCCAGGATACTTAGTTTCTTAAAGGATACTCGAATTGCCTGGATCCAAATCAGGAAATGTAAATCAAACTGCCGAAATGTGAATGTTTTTCTAAAAGGTAACCATTTAATGTAAATCCATTAAAATGTGagtttaatgtattaaaatcaatttaaaatgttaatttcacacacacacacacacacacacacacagttttatTATAACTGAATATATTTTTCTGAACATAGTACAAACAAATGTCTGCAATTTctctattttaaaacaattttttggATATTGATTTTAGCCTTACATGTGTTATGTCTAAGCCCATCTTTTCCACCAGAGTACTAAGAAAATTCTGATCACTTCTTCCGGTAAATACAGAAAGTTCATGAGAAAACAGAAACATTTAAATTACTTCAGCatatataaactaaaaaaataaataaaagaaaaatagaaaaaaaataagtattgTGATGCCTGAAATTAGTATGAGTTTCGTATTCATTCAAAAGGCAAGGTGTTTGAATATTTGATGCCACAGATATAAGTGGATATAAGAATCTTGAATGCATTCTGAAAACAAGGGTAGAAAAATCCATAAATCAAGGGGTTACATGTGGAGTTAAAATATGCAAACCAAACCAAAGCATCAAAAACATCAGCTGgggttaaataattaaaaaaagggTCGAGAGTAGTAATGGTAAAATAAGGCAGCCAGCAGAAATAAAAAACACCCATGACAATGGCCAGAGTTTTTGCTGCTTTTCCTTCTCTTTGAACAGAGCTTCGGCTCTTCAACCCTCCTGCTGCCGCTGCAGTCACTCTTTCAGACATAacttttgcatgttttcttgcaACATGGAAGATTTTCATATACAGAGAGCTCATGACCGTTCCGGGGAGGAAAAATGTAAGAATCGGACATATAATACCCCACTCTTTGTTAAACAACAGAACACAACTTCCCACACAGGAAATCTGCAATATAAGTATCTCTAGTCCAACTGCATTTACCCCTGAAAACACAACATAAAAGCTGTACACAAAAGAAAACAACCATGTGAAGGTAGTAAATACAGTCACAGTGTTGTTTGTGACCCTCATTTTGTACCTTAAAGGATCACAAATGGCCCAGTACCTGTCAACAGATATTAAACTGAGATGCAGTATGGAAGAGATACAGAAGGTCATGTCTAAACTAGAATGCACTTTACACACAAAATCTCCCAGATACCAGCAGCCTTCAACAGATCGCACCATGCTGTACGGCATGACCAAAGAGCCCAGCAGACAATCACTGGCAGCCAGAGAGCGAACGATCAGATGAGTTGGAGACTGCAGATGTTTGAAGTGAGAGATGGAGATGATGATCAGCAGATTCCCAAAAACTGTTGTGAGGATCATCAGAACCATGAAAACATACATTGCCACTTTAACTACAGTAAGACGTTGTACTTTAGGACAGGAATCCAACCGTAGTGGATAGCAGAGAAGCACATTCTCAGTGTCAGTTTCATTTGAAGTCATCACGTCTGCTCCGGAGATGATTTCCTTAATTGTAAAAAGGCGAAGTATGAGCAAAATAATTTTATGAATGATAGGTTGGTAAAGGCCAGTATCCAAAGAAAGGTGAACATATATGCCCATCTATATTTTAACTTCCTAAATGGACTCAGAGCAGTTCAGTCTTGTCCATATATACGCTCAGATTCGAAGTAACCCCCTTACACCTATCAGTGTAACCCATAGttacaaaaacaacatgaaCTCAGGagattaaaatgtgaaaattaatACTTCAGCTGTGTGTCCTGATTTGAAGATCAATGAATGGGTTGGAGACACATTACATCAGCCTGAACCGTTGGTACACGACAGAATGGATTCATATTG
This genomic window from Chanodichthys erythropterus isolate Z2021 chromosome 4, ASM2448905v1, whole genome shotgun sequence contains:
- the LOC137018570 gene encoding trace amine-associated receptor 4-like; translated protein: MTSNETDTENVLLCYPLRLDSCPKVQRLTVVKVAMYVFMVLMILTTVFGNLLIIISISHFKHLQSPTHLIVRSLAASDCLLGSLVMPYSMVRSVEGCWYLGDFVCKVHSSLDMTFCISSILHLSLISVDRYWAICDPLRYKMRVTNNTVTVFTTFTWLFSFVYSFYVVFSGVNAVGLEILILQISCVGSCVLLFNKEWGIICPILTFFLPGTVMSSLYMKIFHVARKHAKVMSERVTAAAAGGLKSRSSVQREGKAAKTLAIVMGVFYFCWLPYFTITTLDPFFNYLTPADVFDALVWFAYFNSTCNPLIYGFFYPCFQNAFKILISTYICGIKYSNTLPFE